CCCTCTTCCATCATGGCCTATCGCCTACAGGCCGGGGCGGCAAATCCTGCCGACATCTTTGTCCCGGTTCTGATTGCCACGTTTGCTTCCACATTGGTCGCCATCCTTGCAGTAGGGGTCAAGCAGCGTATCGATTTCTTCCAAAAACCTCTTCTTCTTTTTCTTCTTTCCTCTCTTCTCTTTATCGGAGGGGTAATCTATGCAGGACGGACTCTGCCTCCGGAAACATTCAGCAGTATCAGCACTGCATTTGCATCCATTCTTCTGTTTGGAATAATGTGCGGATTCGTCGTCAGTGGACTGCGTGCGCGCATCAATGTGTATGATGCCTTTATCGAAGGGGCAAAAGATGGTTTCGGTACGGCTGTGACCATCATTCCCTATCTGCTGGCCATGCTGGTCGGTATCGGTATATTCAGAGCTTCCGGTGCCATGGATCTGATCACTGAAGGCTTGCGCGGACTGGTCGGCTTTTGGGGAGGAGATATGAAGTTTGTGGAAGGAATCCCGACCATGCTAATGAAACCACTTAGCGGAAGTGGAGCCAGAGGGCTCATGGTCGATGCCATGCAGACGTACGGAGCCGACAGCTTTGTCGGCCGTCTATGCAGTATTGTACAGGGCTCCAGCGATACCACGTTCTACGTCGTAGCCCTCTACTATGGAGCCGTCAAAATACGCAATACACGTTATACGGTGAGCTATTCCCTTTTGGCCGATTTGGCCGGAGCGCTGACAGCCATTGCTGTCACTTATATTTTCTTTGGTTGAGGGTACGGTGACCGAGCAAAACGATAATTAAGACAATGGCAAAAATCAATTTCTATGCTGAAGGCGTCAGCCTTCCTCGGATCAGAAGACGGATCGTCGGTAAGTGGATAGCCGAAGTATGCAGCCGATATGGGAAAGCGGTGGGAGAAATCTCCTATCTTTTCTGTGATGACGAATATATCCTGAAAGCCAATCAGGAATTTCTCGATCATGACTACTACACCGACATCATCACCTTCGATTCCTGCGAAGCGGATACGGTGAATGGCGACCTGCTTATCAGTCTCGATACCGTACGCTCGAATGCCCGTGCTCTTGATCTTCGATACGAAGACGAACTACATCGTGTCATTATCCACGGCATACTGCATCTTTGCGGATTGAAAGACAAGAGCAAAAAGGATGAAGCCCAAATGCGAGCAGCCGAAGAGGAAGCCCTTGTCATGCTGCAAGAAACCATCGGATCGGAGCTTTCCCTATTGCATACATGATCACATTTCTCCCTCTATGAGACCTAAGCAGTGGATCAAGAATCTGATCGTATTCCTACCCCTGTTTTTCGGACACAGGATTGGTGATACGGAAGCCTTGCTAAGGCTGACCATACTCCTGATAGCATTTTGTTCGGCATCGAGTGCAGTCTATCTCTTCAATGATATTTGCGATAGAGCGATCGACCGCCTGCATCCCGTCAAATCGAGACGCCCTATTGCCAGCGGAGCATGGAGTCTCTCCAAAGCTTATATACTGATAGCTCTACTTGTGGTTTTGGCTTGCGGAGTGATATTGTTATTCCTTTCTTTCCCTTTTGCCGTCTATGCCCTGATCTCTATAGTACTTTATCTTTTGCTGAATCTTTTCTATTCACTGAAAGGCAAACACATCCCCATCGTGGATGCTTTCCTCGTAGCTTTCGGCTTTCTGATCAGATTGTATGCGGCCGGAGCAGTGAGCGGAGTACCCATTTCCCATTGGTTGGCTTTGATGACGCTCTTCCTATCCTTGCTGCTCGCCTTCGGCAAGAGGAAAGAAGACCTGCGTCTGCTGCAGGAGACGGCTCTTTCATCGCGTCCTGTCGTCAAACATTATACGGATGGATTCCTCAATGTCCTACTGGCCATTCTCTCGGCTACGATCATTATACTCTATACCCTCTATGCCACAGACGGCGAAGTCATATCGAGGAACGGCCCGTATCTGTACGTATCTGTCTTTCCCGTTGCCACCGGACTTTTCCATTATCTGAGACACGTGATAGTGAAAGGCTGTCATTGCAATCCGACCGATATGCTCTATCAGGACCACGGGCTCCAGCTTTCGGTAGTTGTGTGGATCATTCTTTATTCGATAAGCCCTTATGTCGCATAGGCCCATAGCCATATTCGATTTCGACGGTACGCTGACCCGATGCGATTCTTTGCTTCCCTTTCTGCGGCAAGCCCAGCCGGTTATTCTCTTTTGGCTCAGACTGCCTTTCTATCTGGCCATGTGGATGTGCTACAAACTTCGGCTGGCTCCGGCCGACCGGACAAAAGCAGCCATCCTTTCCACAGTCTTGAAAGGAAAAAGGGAGGTGGAATGCCGGGCAATGGGACAGCGATTCGTGCCTGCTATCGAAAGTCTTCTTCGTCCCGAAGCCCTTCGCTGTTTGGAATGGCATCGCAGCGAAGGACATCGGCTGGTGCTACTGACAGCCTCGCTTCTGCCTTGTGTGGAGCCATGGGCTGAAAAGACGGGGTTTCATACCGTCATTGCTACCCTTCCGGAGATAAAATCCGGCATTCTGACGGGTCGGTTCGAAGGCAATAACTGCAAGGGAAAAGAGAAAATCCACAGGTTGGATCGAGCCTTGCCGCATTGGCGAGATTCGATCTCCTATGGCTATGGCGATAGCCCCTCCGACCGCCCCTTGCTTAGCCTCTGCACACATTCCTACTATAGAAGATTCCCTGCTCTATAGCCTGCCGCCGCGTCCGTATCGTTTGGAGATTGTCGATTCATCGGTGTCCCGATGGGTACCCATTTTCCTACCTGACCACAAACCGCCATCAGAGCAGAAGTTACAACTGTCGATTGGTATTTCCCCTTAGGTTTACACAAGCAGATTTAGCCCTTTGCTCGGGATTCATTCTTCTGTAGTTGTAGAGTTCCGGAGCAATATTCCGAGCCTCTCTTTGTTGTGTATATAGAGAAATATATTTGTGTATATAAGGAAATATATTTCCGTATATAAGAAAATTTATCGGAGTATATACGAAAATATATTTCCGCATATGCGGAAATATCGCCACCTTCTTGGTGCGATAAAAACGCTGACGCTGAACTACTTGGCATCGGAGGTGAGGTATTCTTCGAGGATACGAAGGCGCTCTCCGAATTGCTGAGATGTTTTGACATTTTTTCTTGGTTTGTCGCACCCCCAACTGTCAACTTTTTCAGTACACAACACAACAGTCTCTTGGCGTAATGCCAATAATTCAAAAAGGGCTGTGCCGAATGGATTCCTCGGCACAGCCCTTATTAGAGAATTGCAGTGTGAATTACTTCACTATAACCTTTTCTGTATACGTCTTGCCTTCAGTAGCGATGCGAACGGCATACACGCCGTTTTGTGCTTCGAATACCATGCGGTTCTTAGCAGTAGCTACACGACGGCCGTTCATATCGAAGATCGTCAGCCCGGCAGCAGGACTTTCTACAGTTATCGTCTTACCTGATACAGCTACAGTATAAGGCTTATCATTGGCTACGTCGGCAATAGATGTACCTTCCACTTTCACATCCTTTATCACAGTAACCTTATTGTATCCTACTACGGTGAGCGTCAAGTTCGTTTCATCAGCGATACTCTCATTTAATTTGATGATAGCCTTACCGTCTTTCACGATAGCAGTGCCGACCATATCACCATCGTCAGAGAGCGTAGCGATAGCACCGTTATAGTCGCAAGCTACTTCGAATGTCTGTGCAGAGGCAGAGATATTTGCCGGAGCCGTAACCTGCATTTCGGTCGGGACAAGTGTACGAACGAGCAGCGAGGGGTCGCCGAATACAGTCCATGTGTCGAGCATCTTCTCACCATCCTTTTTATACTTTTCCACCATAGCAAACATACCGTTCATGGTGACACCACCGAAAGTACGCTTGATGTTGTTCGGGTGTTTTTCGCACAGAATTTCGTTCATCTCATCCTGCCCGCGCATAGGAGAAGCCCAAGACTGGTTGATCGTAGACGCTATGATAGCAACAGTACCTGTCGGCTTACCATCTTTTTGTGCACGCATCAGGGCTTCTGCGAAGCAAGGCATGCTGAATAGGAAATCGCCATTCACACAAGCTACGTCGAAAATAAACGGTAGCTGGTTGCTGTTGGTAAGCTGCTTCACATGAGTGGTGCCGAAGTGAGACGTACCCCAAGCTGTTTCGCTACCGTGGCCCGTATAGTTGACCAACGAGATTCCTCCGTTGAAAGCATCAATAATGTTTTTAGGAGTTACTCCCGGATCATAACATTTGATAATCTTGGTATAGCCATACTGGGTAAGCAGATTGGCGATTACATTCTCATGCTGGATATCACTTTCACCATTGTCTGCGGATGGGCCTCCTTCAGCCGAAGCAATACAAAGAGCCTGACCGAGCCATTTGTCTTCCGTGGTTATATTGCGCTCATAGTGAATAGTCCGATCGATTTGTGTCTTCAGATCCTCTTTGCTCTCACATGAGAAACGACCGATGAAGACTTCGTTGTAGTGGTCATTACCTACTATTTGTCCATATACCTGGTCGGATTTGATCCCCGGAGTAATTTTGGCAGGAATATCTTTGTGATCGCCAACCAAAAGAACATAGGTCAAATCATTACCTTCTTTCTCGTATTCTTGCTTAACGAACTGCTGAATAGCATTAGCTGTAACGGGAGAAGCAATATCTTCTGCCACTTTCACCTCGGTACGGAGACCGCGTTGGTTTTTCCAATCAACGAAATCTTTAATATCTCCCTCATACTTTTTGGCTACGATGACGATCATACGACCATTCTCCTTTTCTTCAACAGGCGTATAGCGCGTAGCTTCATAATTCATGAAGACGCTCTTATAGATATCTTCGAAGCCTGTGAAAGTGCTGTTCTTAACCAAGCTAATCGTATTCTGGCCCGCTTCAGCTGTTTCGCTCACAGCTACAACGATTTCCGTATAGATGCGGAGGGTCTTTGTAACAGGGTTATACTGGAGCGGAGCAAAGTTTACTACCTGACCACGTACATCACGCAGGATGAAAGGATCGCTCAGCGTAGCGATTTCGCCCGGGAAGAACTTGTCTTCATTATAGCTCTGTCCGTACACGTAGGGGATTTGATCAGGATTTTCAGCGCGAGAGATAACACCTTTAGAGGGAGCGATCAGCACATCCTTCTTTTCGATGAATTTGGAAGAAACTACCTCTACCTTCATCGCACGTGTTTCAGAAACGGCAAGAGAACGGGAAAGAATGGGCAATATAGGCGTACCTTTCTCCGAGATATTGACACCTTCGGTGAAGGTAGGCACCTGAGCTACCCCTTTGGAGGTCTGTACGTCTGTGAACTGAAGATTGTCCATACGGAATTGCACCTTGGACATAGACTGCTCAGCGGAGAGCAGTCGTACTTGTGGGTTGCGACCGCGCTCTGCCGGCTGTGCAAACGCCATTCCTCCCAACAGAGAGGAGAATGCTACGATCGAAACGATCCTGCTAAAATTCTTTTTCATTTGCTTGAATTAGTTTTTTATTTGTAAAAGAACCATTTTA
This genomic stretch from Porphyromonas gingivalis ATCC 33277 harbors:
- a CDS encoding nucleoside recognition domain-containing protein yields the protein MVLNYIFVAFFLVSLIVALVRLIAFGDVSVFDEMVQASFSQSKNAFEIALALTGVLALWLGLMKIAERSGLISKLAQISSPVLSRLFPSVPKGHPALGNIFMNISANLLGLDNAATPLGIRSMESLQTINQQKDKASDAMIMFLAINASGLTLIPSSIMAYRLQAGAANPADIFVPVLIATFASTLVAILAVGVKQRIDFFQKPLLLFLLSSLLFIGGVIYAGRTLPPETFSSISTAFASILLFGIMCGFVVSGLRARINVYDAFIEGAKDGFGTAVTIIPYLLAMLVGIGIFRASGAMDLITEGLRGLVGFWGGDMKFVEGIPTMLMKPLSGSGARGLMVDAMQTYGADSFVGRLCSIVQGSSDTTFYVVALYYGAVKIRNTRYTVSYSLLADLAGALTAIAVTYIFFG
- the ybeY gene encoding rRNA maturation RNase YbeY, whose amino-acid sequence is MAKINFYAEGVSLPRIRRRIVGKWIAEVCSRYGKAVGEISYLFCDDEYILKANQEFLDHDYYTDIITFDSCEADTVNGDLLISLDTVRSNARALDLRYEDELHRVIIHGILHLCGLKDKSKKDEAQMRAAEEEALVMLQETIGSELSLLHT
- a CDS encoding decaprenyl-phosphate phosphoribosyltransferase, whose product is MRPKQWIKNLIVFLPLFFGHRIGDTEALLRLTILLIAFCSASSAVYLFNDICDRAIDRLHPVKSRRPIASGAWSLSKAYILIALLVVLACGVILLFLSFPFAVYALISIVLYLLLNLFYSLKGKHIPIVDAFLVAFGFLIRLYAAGAVSGVPISHWLALMTLFLSLLLAFGKRKEDLRLLQETALSSRPVVKHYTDGFLNVLLAILSATIIILYTLYATDGEVISRNGPYLYVSVFPVATGLFHYLRHVIVKGCHCNPTDMLYQDHGLQLSVVVWIILYSISPYVA
- a CDS encoding HAD-IB family hydrolase, with product MSHRPIAIFDFDGTLTRCDSLLPFLRQAQPVILFWLRLPFYLAMWMCYKLRLAPADRTKAAILSTVLKGKREVECRAMGQRFVPAIESLLRPEALRCLEWHRSEGHRLVLLTASLLPCVEPWAEKTGFHTVIATLPEIKSGILTGRFEGNNCKGKEKIHRLDRALPHWRDSISYGYGDSPSDRPLLSLCTHSYYRRFPAL
- the rgpB gene encoding Arg-gingipain RgpB, with amino-acid sequence MKKNFSRIVSIVAFSSLLGGMAFAQPAERGRNPQVRLLSAEQSMSKVQFRMDNLQFTDVQTSKGVAQVPTFTEGVNISEKGTPILPILSRSLAVSETRAMKVEVVSSKFIEKKDVLIAPSKGVISRAENPDQIPYVYGQSYNEDKFFPGEIATLSDPFILRDVRGQVVNFAPLQYNPVTKTLRIYTEIVVAVSETAEAGQNTISLVKNSTFTGFEDIYKSVFMNYEATRYTPVEEKENGRMIVIVAKKYEGDIKDFVDWKNQRGLRTEVKVAEDIASPVTANAIQQFVKQEYEKEGNDLTYVLLVGDHKDIPAKITPGIKSDQVYGQIVGNDHYNEVFIGRFSCESKEDLKTQIDRTIHYERNITTEDKWLGQALCIASAEGGPSADNGESDIQHENVIANLLTQYGYTKIIKCYDPGVTPKNIIDAFNGGISLVNYTGHGSETAWGTSHFGTTHVKQLTNSNQLPFIFDVACVNGDFLFSMPCFAEALMRAQKDGKPTGTVAIIASTINQSWASPMRGQDEMNEILCEKHPNNIKRTFGGVTMNGMFAMVEKYKKDGEKMLDTWTVFGDPSLLVRTLVPTEMQVTAPANISASAQTFEVACDYNGAIATLSDDGDMVGTAIVKDGKAIIKLNESIADETNLTLTVVGYNKVTVIKDVKVEGTSIADVANDKPYTVAVSGKTITVESPAAGLTIFDMNGRRVATAKNRMVFEAQNGVYAVRIATEGKTYTEKVIVK